One Oryza brachyantha chromosome 3, ObraRS2, whole genome shotgun sequence DNA segment encodes these proteins:
- the LOC102721913 gene encoding cytochrome P450 704B1, with protein sequence MKSTMEEAHAMPVTSFFPLAGFHKLIAIFLVVLSWILVHKWSLRNQKGPRSWPIIGATVEQLKNYHRMHDWLVEYLSKDRTVTVDMPFTSYTYIADPVNVEHVLKTNFTNYPKGEVYRSYMNVLLGDGIFNADGEMWRKQRKTASFEFASKNLRDFSTVVFREYSLKLSSILNQACKAGRVVDMQELFMRMTLDSICKVGFGVEIGTLSPDLPENSFAQAFDAANIIVTLRFIDPLWRLKKFLHVGSEALLEQSMKLVDDFTYSVIRRRKAEIVQARASGQQEKIKHDILSRFIELGEAGDEGSSFGDDKSLRDVVLNFVIAGRDTTATTLSWFTYMAMTHPAVAEKLRRELAAFEAERAREEGVVLADDGGEASFPARVAQFAGLLTYDGLGKLVYLHACVTETLRLYPAVPQDPKGILEDDVLPDGTKVRAGGMVTYVPYSMGRMEYNWGPDAARFRPERWLNDDGAFRNASPFKFTAFQAGPRICLGKDSAYLQMKMALAILFRFYRFDLVENHPVKYRMMTILSMAHGLKVRVSTSV encoded by the exons ATGAAGAGCACCATGGAGGAAGCTCATGCCATGCCTGTGACATCTTTCTTCCCACTAGCAGGGTTCCACAAGCTCATCGCCATCTTCCTTGTTGTCCTCTCATGGATCTTGGTCCACAAGTGGAGCCTAAGGAACCAGAAAGGGCCAAGATCATGGCCAATCATCGGTGCGACAGTGGAGCAACTGAAGAACTACCACAGGATGCATGACTGGCTTGTCGAGTACTTGTCGAAGGACAGGACGGTGACCGTCGACATGCCGTTCACCTCATACACCTACATTGCCGACCCGGTGAACGTCGAGCATGTCCTCAAGACCAACTTCACCAATTACCCCAAG GGTGAAGTGTATAGGTCTTACATGAATGTGCTTCTTGGTGATGGCATATTCAACGCCGACGGGGAGATGTGGAGGAAGCAAAGGAAGACGGCCAGCTTCGAGTTTGCTTCCAAGAACTTGAGAGACTTCAGCACTGTTGTGTTCAGGGAGTACTCCCTGAAGCTATCAAGCATTCTGAACCAAGCATGCAAGGCAGGCAGAGTTGTAGACATGCAG GAATTGTTCATGAGGATGACACTGGACTCGATCTGCAAGGTTGGGTTTGGGGTTGAGATCGGGACGCTGTCACCTGATCTCCCGGAGAACAGCTTTGCTCAGGCATTCGACGCTGCAAACATCATCGTCACGCTGCGGTTCATCGATCCTCTATGGCGTCTGAAGAAGTTCTTGCATGTCGGATCAGAGGCTCTTCTTGAGCAGAGCATGAAGCTCGTGGATGACTTCACCTACAGCGTGATCCGCCGGCGCAAGGCTGAGATCGTGCAGGCTCGGGCCAGCGGCCAGCAAGAGAAG ATCAAGCATGACATACTGTCGCGGTTCATCGAGCTGGgggaggccggcgacgaggggaGCAGCTTCGGGGACGACAAGAGCCTCCGGGACGTGGTGCTCAACTTCGTGATCGCCGGGCGggacacgacggcgacgacgctgtCGTGGTTCACGTACATGGCGATGACGcacccggccgtcgccgagaAGCTGCGGCGCGAGCTGGCCGCGTTcgaggcggagcgcgcgcgcgaggaggGTGTCGTgctcgccgacgacggcggcgaggcgtcgTTCCCGGCGCGCGTGGCGCAGTTCGCCGGCCTGCTCACCTACGATGGCCTCGGGAAGCTGGTGTACCTGCACGCGTGCGTGACGGAGACGCTCCGCCTCTACCCGGCGGTGCCGCAGGACCCCAAGGGCATCCTGGAGGACGACGTGCTCCCCGATGGCACGAAGGTGCGCGCCGGCGGGATGGTGACGTACGTCCCCTACTCCATGGGGAGGATGGAGTACAACTGGGGCCCCGACGCGGCGAGGTTCCGGCCGGAGCGGTGGctcaacgacgacggcgccttCCGCAACGCGTCGCCGTTCAAGTTCACGGCGTTCCAGGCCGGCCCCCGGATCTGCCTCGGCAAGGACTCCGCCTACCTCCAGATGAAGATGGCGCTCGCCATCCTCTTCCGCTTCTACAGGTTCGACCTCGTCGAGAACCACCCCGTCAAGTACCGGATGATGACCATCCTCTCCATGGCCCATGGCCTCAAGgtccgcgtctccacctccgtctga
- the LOC102722200 gene encoding methyltransferase FGSG_00040: protein MATAGLDDDSLQQLRSRATQLLLKEDWKEYIAVCSLIAAAGCKDRRVLCSALARRADARARLGDAPGALADCDAALAADPAHPGALLSKGAVLRGLGRYARAAECFRAALAASGTDEVREMIEQCKRLEAQARSGAVDLSEWVLAGFSGKCPDLAEHVGPVEVRRSSHGGRGVFAVKNIDAGATLLISKAVAIGRGVITDAADSCEKMVVWKDFVDKVLDAAEKCPKTASLIYTLSTGEEPEDELPVPDIAQFKQEAEEPDDGTAAATESAPEVTLDVDKILKLLDVNCLTEDAAPSSNLLGSNGVVNCGVGLWVLLAFINHSCHPNARRTHVGDHAIVHASRDIKAGEEITFAYFDVLTPVGRRREAARAWGFECQCDRCRFEAGDAILGQELARLENELVNGGGDMGALVVRLEEKMRKSMVKERRKAFLRASFWGAYSALFGSDKLVRKWGRRVPGEAAVAESVAGAIGGNESVLRAMLRGAGNGDGCGNRLEVEDKVVRIGRATYGKVVKRQAMRALFKLTLDADSNKSL from the coding sequence ATGGCGACGGCTGGCCTCGACGACGACTCGCTGCAGCAGCTGCGGAGCCGCGCGACGCAGCTGCTGCTCAAGGAGGACTGGAAGGAGTACATCGCCGTCTGCTCGCTCATCGCCGCGGCCGGCTGCAAGGACCGCCGCGTCCTCTGctccgcgctcgcccgccgcgccgacgccCGGGCCCGCCTCGGTGACGCCCCCGGCGCGCTCGCCGACTGCGACGCCGCGCTGGCGGCCGACCCGGCGCACCCCGGGGCGCTGCTCTCCAAGGGCGCGGTCCTGCGCGGCCTCGGCCGGtacgcgcgcgccgccgagtGCTTCCGCGCTGCGCTCGCCGCGAGCGGCACCGACGAGGTGCGGGAGATGATCGAGCAGTGCAAGCGGCTGGAGGCGCAGGCGAGGAGCGGCGCGGTGGACTTGTCGGAGTGGGTGCTCGCCGGGTTCTCCGGGAAGTGCCCGGACCTCGCGGAGCACGTCGGGCCGGTGGAGGTGCGCCGGTCCTCGCACGGCGGCCGTGGGGTTTTCGCGGTGAAGAACATCGATGCGGGAGCCACCCTCTTGATCTCCAAGGCGGTGGCGATCGGAAGGGGAGTAATCACGGACGCGGCCGATAGCTGCGAGAAGATGGTGGTGTGGAAGGACTTCGTCGACAAGgtgctcgacgccgccgaaAAGTGCCCAAAGACGGCATCTCTGATCTATACTCTCTCCACCGGCGAGGAGCCAGAAGACGAGCTCCCCGTCCCGGACATAGCGCAGTTCAAGCAAGAAGCGGAGGAGCCCGACGATGgcacggccgcggcgacggaGTCAGCGCCAGAGGTGACTCTGGATGTGGACAAGATCTTGAAATTGCTCGACGTCAATTGCTTGACCGAGGACGCAGCGCCGTCCTCCAATCTGCTCGGCAGCAATGGCGTCGTCAACTGCGGCGTAGGGCTGTGGGTCTTGCTGGCGTTCATTAACCACTCGTGCCACCCAAACGCCCGGCGCACCCACGTCGGCGACCATGCCATTGTTCACGCGTCAAGGGACATCAAAGCCGGGGAGGAGATCACCTTCGCCTACTTCGACGTGCTCACCCCGGTGGGCAGGCGCAGGGAGGCGGCCAGAGCGTGGGGCTTCGAATGCCAGTGCGACCGGTGCAGGTTCGAAGCCGGCGACGCCATTCTCGGGCAAGAACTCGCGAGATTGGAGAACGAGCTGGTCAACGGCGGAGGAGACATGGGAGCACTGGTGGTGCGGCTCGAGGAGAAGATGAGGAAGTCCATGgtgaaggagaggaggaaggcgtTCTTGCGCGCGTCGTTCTGGGGCGCGTACTCCGCCTTGTTCGGCTCCGACAAGCTGGTGAGGAAGTGGGGGAGGCGGGTTCCCGGCGAGGCCGCTGTCGCAGAGAGCGTCGCAGGGGCGATCGGCGGCAACGAGAGCGTGCTGAGGGCGATGCTGAGAGGcgccggcaacggcgacggctgcgGCAACCGGCTCGAGGTGGAAGACAAGGTGGTGAGGATTGGGAGGGCTACGTATGGCAAGGTGGTGAAGAGGCAGGCAATGAGAGCTCTCTTCAAACTCACATTGGATGCTGACAGCAACAAAAGCCTCTAG
- the LOC102722748 gene encoding uncharacterized protein LOC102722748, translating into MAAAAGWLRRAAAAAVAPRLPSGLPLLPATPAAPLNEAQSLVFPGIGAAVGGGMELMAVPKKKVSKYKKGLRNGPKVLKPVPVIVRCRCCGRVKLPHFYCCSGERGNPGDSSS; encoded by the exons atggcggcggcggcgggttggctccggcgagcggcggcggccgcggtggcgcCTCGCCTGCCTTCCGGACTACCTCTCCTACCTGCAACCCCTGCAGCTCCTTTGAACGAGGCCCAGTCGCTGGTGTTTCCAGGCAtaggcgccgccgtcggcggcggcatggagCTCATGGCCGTCCCCAAGAAGAAG GTGTCAAAATACAAGAAGGGTTTGAGGAATGGACCAAAAGTGTTGAAGCCTGTTCCAGTGATTGTCCGTTGCAG GTGTTGTGGCCGAGTGAAACTGCCCCACTTCTACTGCTGCAGCGGAGAAAGAGGGAACCCCGGTGACTCGAGCTCATAA
- the LOC102723028 gene encoding ribulose-phosphate 3-epimerase, chloroplastic, which produces MASPSSSLCSTFASPRAAFLGGGRRLAFSSPRKAFQVRASSRVDKFSKNDIIVSPSILSANFSKLGEQVKAVEVAGCDWIHVDVMDGRFVPNITIGPLVVDALRPVTDLPLDVHLMIVEPEQRVPDFIKAGADIVSVHCEQSSTIHLHRTVNQIKSLGAKAGVVLNPATPLTAIDYVLDVVDLVLIMSVNPGFGGQSFIESQVKKIAELRRLCAEKGVNPWIEVDGGVGPKNAYKVIEAGANAIVAGSAVFGAPDYAAAIKGIKTSQKPVAVTA; this is translated from the exons atggcgtcgccgtcgtcgtcgctgtgctccaccttcgcctcgccgcGGGCCGCCTTCCTcggtggcggccgccgcctcgccttcTCCTCGCCAAG GAAAGCATTCCAAGTCAGGGCATCATCCAGGGTTGACAAGTTCTCAAAGAATGACATCATTGTGTCCCCTTCCATTCTTTCCGCGAACTTTTCCAAGCTTGGTGAGCAG GTAAAAGCTGTGGAGGTGGCAGGATGTGACTGGATTCATGTTGATGTCATGGATGGACGTTTTGTGCCAAATATCACGATTGGACCTTTGGTTGTTGATGCCCTCCGTCCAGTCACTGATCTTCCGTTGGATGTGCATCTG ATGATTGTGGAACCTGAGCAGCGAGTTCCAGATTTTATCAAAGCAGGTGCTGATATTGTTAGTGTTCACTGTGAACAATCATCAACCATCCATCTACACCGAACAGTCAATCAG attaaaaGTCTAGGAGCAAAGGCTGGAGTTGTTCTGAATCCTGCAACCCCGCTCACTGCGATAGATTATGTACTTGATG TTGTTGATCTAGTATTGATTATGTCGGTGAATCCTGGGTTTGGTGGGCAGAGCTTTATTGAAAGCCAAGTAAAGAAGATTGCAGAGTTGAGAAGATTATGTGCAGAGAAG ggAGTAAACCCTTGGATTGAGGTTGATGGTGGAGTTGGTCCGAAAAATGCCTACAAG GTCATCGAAGCTGGAGCTAACGCCATTGTTGCTGGTTCTGCTGTTTTCGGGGCTCCAGACTATGCAGCAG CTATCAAAGGAATCAAGACCAGCCAAAAACCTGTGGCTGTAACAGCATGA
- the LOC102699479 gene encoding rhamnogalacturonan I rhamnosyltransferase 1 produces the protein MARSRPRVWVLAGCAAVLLWAFVAQLVAVGRLLVMFGLAGDAGPSPPPTALPPRRIYKSNGYLKISCNGGLNQMRSEICDMVAVARLLNLTMVVPELDKRSFWADQSNFGDIFDVKHFIDTLRDEVHIVKQLPKRFGAEDSNSILNMSPVSWSDEKYYLHQILPLFSKYSVIHFNKTDARLANNGISTQLQLLRCRVNFQALKFTPQIEALGNKLVQKLQAKGSFVALHLRYEMDMLAFSGCNHGLSQEEAEELKRMRYAYPWWREKEIDSQAKRLQGLCPLTPEETSIILKALGFQKDTLLYIAAGEIYGGEKRLEPLQAAFPKLVKKEMLLDLEALRQFQNHSSQMAALDFIVSTASGIFIPTYDGNMAKLVEGHRRFLGFRKSVLLDRQKLVGLIDLYNNKTISWNSFASSVQETHKNRVVQSSCRQKLENKPKEEDYFYANPHECLANSRFCSGTKDAISVR, from the exons ATGGCGAGGTCGAGGCCTAGGGTTTGGGTCCTGGCGGGatgcgccgccgtgctgctgtGGGCCTTCGTCGCgcagctcgtcgccgtcggccgcctcctcgtcatgttcggcctcgccggcgatgcGGGGCCCTCGCCTCCGCCTACCGCGCTACCGCCCCGAA gaatcTACAAGAGCAATGGTTATCTGAAGATCTCTTGCAATGGAGGTTTGAATCAGATGCGATCAGAG ATATGTGACATGGTTGCAGTTGCTCGCTTGCTAAACCTTACAATGGTTGTCCCAGAACTAGACAAGAGATCATTCTGGGCGGATCAaag CAATTTTGGGGATATATTTGATGTTAAACATTTCATTGACACATTAAGAGATGAAGTGCACATTGTTAAACAGCTTCCGAAGAGATTTGGTGCAGAGGATTCAAACAGTATACTTAACATGTCACCTGTGAGCTGGtctgatgaaaaatattacttgcatCAG ATCTTACCATTATTCAGCAAATATAGTGTCATCCATTTTAACAAGACAGATGCTCGATTAGCAAACAATGGTATCAGTACACAGCTTCAACTACTTAGGTGCCGTGTTAATTTCCAAGCACTGAAGTTCACCCCTCAAATTGAGGCCTTGGGGAATAAACTGGTGCAGAAACTTCAAGCCAAGGGATCATTTGTGGCCTTGCATTTACGATATGAGATGGACATGTTGGCCTTTTCTGGTTGTAATCATGGTCTTTCTCAAGAAGAAGCTGAGGAGCTCAAAAGAATGAg ATATGCTTATCCATGGTGGAGAGAAAAGGAAATTGATTCACAAGCTAAGAGACTGCAAGGACTATGCCCACTTACACCTGAGGAGACATCTATTATTCTGAAAGCTCTGGGATTTCAGAAGGATACTCTTTTATACATCGCAGCTGGTGAAATTTATGGGGGAGAAAAGAGACTAGAACCATTGCAAGCTGCATTTCCAAAACTT GTAAAAAAGGAGATGCTGCTAGACTTGGAAGCTCTACGACAGTTCCAAAACCATTCTTCTCAGATGGCTGCACTTGACTTCATTGTATCCACAGCCAGTGGTATTTTCATTCCTACTTATGATGGTAACATGGCAAAACTTGTTGAAGGTCACCGGAG GTTCCTGGGTTTCCGGAAAAGTGTGCTACTAGACCGACAGAAATTGGTCGGTCTTATAGATCTGTACAACAATAAGACAATCTCTTGGAACAGTTTTGCATCTTCTGTCCAGGAAACTCATAAAAATCGTGTAGTTCAATCGTCCTGTCGGCAGAAACTTGAAAATAAGCCGAAAGAAGAGGATTATTTTTATGCTAACCCCCACGAATGCCTAGCAAATTCAAGATTTTGCAGCGGAACCAAGGATGCAATCAGTGTAAGGTGA
- the LOC102722479 gene encoding pentatricopeptide repeat-containing protein At5g56310-like, giving the protein MTPRSPPPSISPGDLPSLAGQCSTKRGLRLLHGVLLRRRHLLPAADAVASLAKLLRFAAVSPAGDLRHAAAMLSLHLPFVSLASSHLAFFYNTLMRGLAASSSPGSAIELFAAMRRAGAAPDAFTFTFALKSCSRCVSRLRLPCDLHAQAIKHGCLGAGSSHVHVYNALLHAYSSRAAAGDARRVFDEMPARDVISFSGLLTLHLKANDLGAARVVFDQMSHRDVVSWTAMISAYARARRPREALALFDAMPVQPDEVTMLSVVSACTALGDLATGERVRQYVDSNGFGWMVSLRNALMDMYAKCGSLSEARSLFDGMTVRSLASWNTIISAYASHGDVERTVALFHQMLADGKAVKPDGVTLLAVITAYAHKGLVEEGRAMFNAMLSGNYGKVDLGIEHYGCMVDLLGRAGQLEEAYKMIEKMPIPSNSVVWGALLGACRTHGDIGMAERAVQKLRSLNPEEGGYYILLSDMYAASGRTAEAVEIRRIMNLSRAQKTIGQSSWSTPCLTQL; this is encoded by the coding sequence ATGACGCCGCGCTCACCGCCACCGTCGATCTCACCAGGTGATCTACCGTCCTTGGCCGGCCAGTGCTCGACGAAGCGCGGCCTCCGCCTGCTCCACGGCgttctcctccgccgccgccacctcctgccggccgccgacgccgttGCGTCGCTCGCCAAGCTCCtccgcttcgccgccgtctcccccGCGGGCGACCTCCGCCACGCAGCCGCCATGCTCTCCCTTCACCTCCCGTTCGTCTCGTTGGCCTCCTCCCACCTCGCCTTCTTCTACAACACCCTCATGCGCGGCCTCGCCGCGTCCTCCTCGCCCGGCTCAGCCATCGAGCTCTTCGCCGCGATGCGCCGCGCGGGCGCCGCCCCCGACGCCTTCACCTTCACATTCGCCCTCAAGTCATGCTCGCGATGCGTGTCGCGGTTGCGGTTGCCCTGTGACCTCCACGCCCAGGCGATCAAACACGGTTGCCTTGGCGCGGGCAGCTCCCACGTGCATGTCTACAATGCGCTGCTCCACGCCTACTCGtctcgggcggcggcgggcgacgcgcgCAGGGTGTTTGACGAAATGCCTGCTCGGGACGTGATCTCCTTCTCAGGTCTGCTGACTTTGCACCTCAAGGCCAACGATTTGGGTGCCGCACGCGTGGTGTTCGATCAGATGTCTCACCGGGACGTTGTTTCTTGGACTGCCATGATATCTGCGTATGCCAGGGCACGACGTCCACGGGAGGCCTTGGCATTGTTTGATGCAATGCCGGTGCAGCCAGATGAAGTGACCATGCTGAGTGTAGTGTCAGCATGCACTGCACTCGGGGACCTTGCAACTGGGGAGCGTGTGCGTCAGTATGTTGATTCCAATGGCTTCGGGTGGATGGTATCACTCCGTAATGCACTCATGGACATGTATGCTAAGTGCGGGAGCCTCAGCGAAGCACGCTCTTTGTTTGATGGCATGACCGTAAGGAGCTTGGCATCTTGGAATACAATTATCTCGGCATATGCATCACATGGTGATGTGGAGAGGACAGTTGCTTTGTTTCATCAGATGCTGGCCGATGGCAAAGCTGTGAAGCCTGATGGGGTAACACTGCTTGCAGTTATCACCGCATATGCACACAAGGGCCTTGTCGAGGAGGGACGTGCAATGTTCAATGCAATGCTAAGTGGCAACTACGGTAAAGTGGATCTCGGCATCGAGCATTATGGGTGCATGGTGGATCTGCTTGGTCGGGCAGGGCAACTTGAGGAAGCATACAAAATGATAGAGAAAATGCCAATTCCGAGCAATAGTGTGGTCTGGGGTGCTTTACTTGGTGCATGCCGGACACATGGGGATATCGGCATGGCAGAGCGGGCGGTCCAGAAGCTAAGGAGCCTGAACCCGGAGGAGGGTGGGTACTACATTTTGCTCAGCGACATGTACGCTGCTTCTGGACGAACAGCAGAGGCCGTGGAGATCAGACGGATCATGAACCTGTCTAGGGCCCAAAAGACTATAGGCCAGAGCAGCTGGAGCACACCCTGTCTGACTCAGTTGTAA